A window of the Prunus dulcis unplaced genomic scaffold, ALMONDv2, whole genome shotgun sequence genome harbors these coding sequences:
- the LOC117613189 gene encoding dipeptidyl aminopeptidase 4-like isoform X1, giving the protein MQSVDEENNNKKNLKRSRSSSYDMPVTDSNFAHSLDDCVLFPVEEIVQYPLPGYIAPTSISFSPDDTIITYLFSPDHTLNRKVFAFDLKTCKQELCFSPPDGGLDESNISPEEKLRRERLRERGLGVTRYEWVKTSSKKKAIMVPLPAGIYFQDLSHSTAELKLPSTSGSPIIDPHLSLDGTMLGYVKDCELHVLNLICNESKQLTYGARPRGNDLTHGLAEYIAQEEMDRKNGYWWSLDSKFIAFTEVDSSDIPLFRIMHQGKSSVGSEAQEDHPYPFAGASNVKVRLGVVSSSGGPITWMDLLCGGTDQPDSEEEYLARVNWMHGNALIAQVLNRSHSKLKILKFDIKTGKRKVLLVEEQGTWVTLHDCFTPLDRGVTKFSGGFIWASEKTGFKHLYLHDANGTCLGPITEGDWMVEQIAGVEAAGLVYFTGTLEGPLESHLYCAKLFTDGNQALQGPVKLTHGKGKHVVVLDHHMKNFVDIHDSLDSPPKVLLCSLLDGSTIISLYEPSFTVPRFKRLQLEPPELVHLRANDGTTLYGVLYKPDETRFGPPPYKTLISVYGGPSVQLVSDSWINTVDMRAQYLRSKGILVWKLDNRGTARRGLKFEGSLKYNVGRIDADDQLTGALWLIEKGLAKVGHIGLYGWSYGGYLSAMTLARFPDVFRCAVSGAPVTSWDGYDTFYTEKYMGLPSEKEEGYEYSSVMHHVHKMEGRLLLVHGMIDENVHFRHTARLVNALVAAGKSYELLIFPDERHMPRRHRDRIYMEERIWEFIERNL; this is encoded by the exons ATGCAATCAGTTGATGAGgagaataataataagaagaaTTTGAAGCGTTCAAGATCATCTAGTTACGACATGCCTGTGACTGACTCCAATTTTGCGCACAGTCTTGATGACTGTGTTCTTTTCCCAGTGGAAGAGATTGTGCAGTACCCATTGCCTGGATACATTGCTCCAACTTCAATCAGTTTCAGTCCTGATGATACTATTATAACATATTTGTTTAGTCCTGATCACACTTTGAATAGAAAGGTATTTGCTTTTGATCTCAAAACTTGCAAGCAAGAATTGTGTTTCAGTCCTCCTGATGGTGGACTTGATGAGAGCAATATATCACCAGAAGAAAagttgaggagagagaggttgaGGGAGCGTGGGTTGGGAGTGACACGGTATGAATGGGTGAAGACAAGCTCCAAAAAGAAGGCAATCATGGTTCCATTGCCAGCTGGG ATTTATTTCCAAGATCTTTCCCATTCAACAGCAGAGCTCAAGCTTCCAAGCACATCAGGCTCACCAATTATTGATCCGCATCTATCCCTAGATGGTACAATGCTTGGTTATGTAAAAGATTGCGAGTTGCATGTTCTGAATTTGATATGCAATGAATCTAAACAGTTAACGTATGGTGCCAGACCCAGAGGAAATGATTTG ACTCATGGCCTTGCTGAATATATAGCTCAG GAAGAAATGGATCGGAAGAATGGGTACTGGTGGTCCCTAGACAGCAAATTCATCGCATTCACAGAAGTTGATTCTTCTGATATCCCTCTTTTCAGAATCATGCATCAAGGTAAAAGCTCTGTTGGTTCAGAAGCTCAGGAAGATCATCCGTATCCCTTTGCAGGAGCTTCAAATGTCAAAGTTCGCCTAGGAGTGGTTTCTTCTTCTGGAGGTCCTATTACTTGGATGGATCTTCTGTGCGGGGGAACAGATCAACCAGACAGTGAAGAGGAATATCTGGCAAGAGTAAATTGGATGCATGGAAATGCTTTAATAGCTCAGGTTCTGAACAGGTCCCACAGCAAACTAAAGATCCTTAAATTTGACATTAAAACTGGGAAGAGAAAAGTTTTGTTGGTAGAAGAACAAGGAACGTGGGTTACCTTACATGACTGCTTCACACCCCTAGACAGAGGGGTAACCAAATTTTCAGGGGGATTTATCTGGGCAAGTGAGAAAACGGGATTTAAACATCTTTATCTGCATGATGCCAATGGAACATGTTTAGGACCTATCACCGAAGGAGACTGGATGGTTGAGCAGATTGCCGGTGTAGAAGCTGCGGGACTTGTTTATTTCACTGGAACCTTGGAGGGACCTTTAGAGTCACACCTTTATTGTGCAAAACTATTTACGGATGGAAATCAAGCCTTGCAAGGGCCAGTGAAGTTGACTCATGGCAAGGGGAAGCATGTGGTGGTGCTTGATCATCATATGAAGAATTTTGTTGATATCCATGATTCCCTTGATTCTCCCCCTAAAGTTTTACTCTGCTCCTTGCTCGATGGAAGCACAATTATATCTCTATATGAGCCGTCATTTACAGTTCCAAGATTCAAAAGGCTTCAACTTGAGCCACCTGAGTTGGTTCATTTACGGGCTAATGATGGGACAACACTGTATGGAGTTCTATATAAGCCTGATGAAACAAGATTTGGGCCGCCTCCTTACAAAACTTTGATCAGTGTATATGGTGGACCAAGCGTACAGCTTGTCTCTGATTCTTGGATAAATACAGTTGACATGAGAGCACAGTATCTAAGAAGCAAAGGAATTTTAGTATGGAAG TTAGATAACAGAGGAACTGCTCGGCGTGGACTAAAGTTTGAAGGCTCGTTAAAATACAATGTTGGTCGTATTGATGCTGATGATCAGCTAACTGGAGCTTTGTGGCTTATAGAAAAAGGCTTAGCAAAAGTAGGGCACATTGGGTTGTATGGTTGGAGCTATGGTGGATATCTTTCAGCTATGACTTTGGCCAGGTTTCCTGATGTCTTCCGTTGCGCAGTGTCCGGTGCCCCTGTTACATCATGGGATGGATATGACACATTCTATACTGAGAAATACATGGGGCTGCCTTctgagaaggaagaaggataCGAGTATAGCTCCGTGATGCACCATGTGCACAAGATGGAAGGAAGGTTGTTACTTGTGCACGGCATGATTGATGAAAATGTGCATTTCAGGCATACTGCCAGGCTTGTCAATGCACTTGTTGCAGCTGGTAAGTCGTATGAACTATTAATTTTCCCAGATGAACGTCACATGCCGCGCCGGCATAGGGATCGGATTTATATGGAAGagagaatttgggaatttatAGAAAGAAATTTGTGA
- the LOC117613189 gene encoding dipeptidyl aminopeptidase 4-like isoform X2: MQSVDEENNNKKNLKRSRSSSYDMPVTDSNFAHSLDDCVLFPVEEIVQYPLPGYIAPTSISFSPDDTIITYLFSPDHTLNRKVFAFDLKTCKQELCFSPPDGGLDESNISPEEKLRRERLRERGLGVTRYEWVKTSSKKKAIMVPLPAGIYFQDLSHSTAELKLPSTSGSPIIDPHLSLDGTMLGYVKDCELHVLNLICNESKQLTYGARPRGNDLEEMDRKNGYWWSLDSKFIAFTEVDSSDIPLFRIMHQGKSSVGSEAQEDHPYPFAGASNVKVRLGVVSSSGGPITWMDLLCGGTDQPDSEEEYLARVNWMHGNALIAQVLNRSHSKLKILKFDIKTGKRKVLLVEEQGTWVTLHDCFTPLDRGVTKFSGGFIWASEKTGFKHLYLHDANGTCLGPITEGDWMVEQIAGVEAAGLVYFTGTLEGPLESHLYCAKLFTDGNQALQGPVKLTHGKGKHVVVLDHHMKNFVDIHDSLDSPPKVLLCSLLDGSTIISLYEPSFTVPRFKRLQLEPPELVHLRANDGTTLYGVLYKPDETRFGPPPYKTLISVYGGPSVQLVSDSWINTVDMRAQYLRSKGILVWKLDNRGTARRGLKFEGSLKYNVGRIDADDQLTGALWLIEKGLAKVGHIGLYGWSYGGYLSAMTLARFPDVFRCAVSGAPVTSWDGYDTFYTEKYMGLPSEKEEGYEYSSVMHHVHKMEGRLLLVHGMIDENVHFRHTARLVNALVAAGKSYELLIFPDERHMPRRHRDRIYMEERIWEFIERNL, from the exons ATGCAATCAGTTGATGAGgagaataataataagaagaaTTTGAAGCGTTCAAGATCATCTAGTTACGACATGCCTGTGACTGACTCCAATTTTGCGCACAGTCTTGATGACTGTGTTCTTTTCCCAGTGGAAGAGATTGTGCAGTACCCATTGCCTGGATACATTGCTCCAACTTCAATCAGTTTCAGTCCTGATGATACTATTATAACATATTTGTTTAGTCCTGATCACACTTTGAATAGAAAGGTATTTGCTTTTGATCTCAAAACTTGCAAGCAAGAATTGTGTTTCAGTCCTCCTGATGGTGGACTTGATGAGAGCAATATATCACCAGAAGAAAagttgaggagagagaggttgaGGGAGCGTGGGTTGGGAGTGACACGGTATGAATGGGTGAAGACAAGCTCCAAAAAGAAGGCAATCATGGTTCCATTGCCAGCTGGG ATTTATTTCCAAGATCTTTCCCATTCAACAGCAGAGCTCAAGCTTCCAAGCACATCAGGCTCACCAATTATTGATCCGCATCTATCCCTAGATGGTACAATGCTTGGTTATGTAAAAGATTGCGAGTTGCATGTTCTGAATTTGATATGCAATGAATCTAAACAGTTAACGTATGGTGCCAGACCCAGAGGAAATGATTTG GAAGAAATGGATCGGAAGAATGGGTACTGGTGGTCCCTAGACAGCAAATTCATCGCATTCACAGAAGTTGATTCTTCTGATATCCCTCTTTTCAGAATCATGCATCAAGGTAAAAGCTCTGTTGGTTCAGAAGCTCAGGAAGATCATCCGTATCCCTTTGCAGGAGCTTCAAATGTCAAAGTTCGCCTAGGAGTGGTTTCTTCTTCTGGAGGTCCTATTACTTGGATGGATCTTCTGTGCGGGGGAACAGATCAACCAGACAGTGAAGAGGAATATCTGGCAAGAGTAAATTGGATGCATGGAAATGCTTTAATAGCTCAGGTTCTGAACAGGTCCCACAGCAAACTAAAGATCCTTAAATTTGACATTAAAACTGGGAAGAGAAAAGTTTTGTTGGTAGAAGAACAAGGAACGTGGGTTACCTTACATGACTGCTTCACACCCCTAGACAGAGGGGTAACCAAATTTTCAGGGGGATTTATCTGGGCAAGTGAGAAAACGGGATTTAAACATCTTTATCTGCATGATGCCAATGGAACATGTTTAGGACCTATCACCGAAGGAGACTGGATGGTTGAGCAGATTGCCGGTGTAGAAGCTGCGGGACTTGTTTATTTCACTGGAACCTTGGAGGGACCTTTAGAGTCACACCTTTATTGTGCAAAACTATTTACGGATGGAAATCAAGCCTTGCAAGGGCCAGTGAAGTTGACTCATGGCAAGGGGAAGCATGTGGTGGTGCTTGATCATCATATGAAGAATTTTGTTGATATCCATGATTCCCTTGATTCTCCCCCTAAAGTTTTACTCTGCTCCTTGCTCGATGGAAGCACAATTATATCTCTATATGAGCCGTCATTTACAGTTCCAAGATTCAAAAGGCTTCAACTTGAGCCACCTGAGTTGGTTCATTTACGGGCTAATGATGGGACAACACTGTATGGAGTTCTATATAAGCCTGATGAAACAAGATTTGGGCCGCCTCCTTACAAAACTTTGATCAGTGTATATGGTGGACCAAGCGTACAGCTTGTCTCTGATTCTTGGATAAATACAGTTGACATGAGAGCACAGTATCTAAGAAGCAAAGGAATTTTAGTATGGAAG TTAGATAACAGAGGAACTGCTCGGCGTGGACTAAAGTTTGAAGGCTCGTTAAAATACAATGTTGGTCGTATTGATGCTGATGATCAGCTAACTGGAGCTTTGTGGCTTATAGAAAAAGGCTTAGCAAAAGTAGGGCACATTGGGTTGTATGGTTGGAGCTATGGTGGATATCTTTCAGCTATGACTTTGGCCAGGTTTCCTGATGTCTTCCGTTGCGCAGTGTCCGGTGCCCCTGTTACATCATGGGATGGATATGACACATTCTATACTGAGAAATACATGGGGCTGCCTTctgagaaggaagaaggataCGAGTATAGCTCCGTGATGCACCATGTGCACAAGATGGAAGGAAGGTTGTTACTTGTGCACGGCATGATTGATGAAAATGTGCATTTCAGGCATACTGCCAGGCTTGTCAATGCACTTGTTGCAGCTGGTAAGTCGTATGAACTATTAATTTTCCCAGATGAACGTCACATGCCGCGCCGGCATAGGGATCGGATTTATATGGAAGagagaatttgggaatttatAGAAAGAAATTTGTGA